A window from Pan paniscus chromosome 14, NHGRI_mPanPan1-v2.0_pri, whole genome shotgun sequence encodes these proteins:
- the LOC100969035 gene encoding prothymosin alpha-like: protein MSDAAVDTSSEITTKDLKEKKEVVEEAENGRDAPANGNANEENGEQEADSEVDEEEEEGGEEEEEEEEGDGEEEDGDEDEEAESPTGKRAAEDDEDDDVDTKKQKTDEDD, encoded by the coding sequence ATGTCAGACGCAGCCGTAGACACCAGCTCCGAAATCACCACCAAGGACttaaaggagaagaaggaagttgTGGAAGAGGCAGAAAATGGAAGAGACGCCCCTGCTAACGGGAATGCTAATGAGGAAAATGGGGAGCAGGAGGCTGACAGTGAGGtagatgaagaagaggaagaaggtggggaggaagaggaggaggaagaagaaggtgaTGGTGAGGAAGAGGAtggagatgaagatgaggaagctgagtcaCCTACGGGCAAGCGGGCAgctgaagatgatgaggatgacgATGTCGATACCAAGAAGCAGAAGACCGACGAGGATGACTAG